In Oryza brachyantha chromosome 2, ObraRS2, whole genome shotgun sequence, a single window of DNA contains:
- the LOC102706636 gene encoding beta-1,2-xylosyltransferase XYXT1-like, protein MCFHGAVVDIRMHKEFSINPTREPAGHSMPEFTKFLHETFSLPRDAPVSFKPGDETMKPRMMVISRRHPRKLMNVDEVVRAAERVGFEVVIDHPPMEHIGKVYFGDPTEDMQLKYIAYSAGVDESTLVETLGRDHPAVRVPESVHQSGLGKVAEHHLGKQDIRLDLARFEPVLRSAMDLLKEN, encoded by the exons ATGTGCTTCCACGGCGCGGTGGTTGACATCCGCATGCACAAGGAGTTCAGCATCAACCCGACGCGCGAGCCGGCGGGGCACTCCATGCCGGAGTTCACCAAGTTCCTCCACGAGACCTTCTCGCTGCCGCGCGATGCGCCGGTAAGCTTCAAGCCCGGCGACGAGACGATGAAGCCGCGGATGATGGTCATCTCGAGGCGGCACCCTCGCAAGCTGATGAACGTGGACGAGGTGGTGCGAGCGGCGGAGCGCGTGGGGTTCGAGGTGGTGATCGACCACCCGCCG ATGGAGCACATCGGGAAGGTGTACTTCGGCGATCCGACGGAGGACATGCAGCTCAAGTACATCGCCTACtccgccggcgtcgacgagaGCACGCTGGTGGAGACGCTGGGCCGCGACCACCCGGCGGTGCGCGTCCCGGAGTCGGTTCACCAGAGTGGATTGGGGAAGGTCGCCGAGCACCACCTCGGCAAGCAGGACATCCGGCTCGACCTCGCCCGCTTTGAGCCCGTCCTCCGCAGCGCCATGGATCTCCTCAAAGAGAACTAG